From Nitrososphaerota archaeon, one genomic window encodes:
- a CDS encoding ECF transporter S component — MSLRNRLSSRELAAMGVFTAFVAVATMVVSANVAATGGYFNIGETMVYTAALLMGPVVGAFAGGIGSMISDVALGYAVFAPGTLVIKGAEGFIVGYLAQYRFNSPSKTRVTVLAVISGMILALVIWWGGTSFFTGDIDFTLGIAPSTLIFTLAVPELFWIVLAVAAFLLVTIAGVYLDPQISWLVFVILLGGAEMVVGYYFYERYVMGQVLATAEILVNIGQVIVGLIVSIPLTRSIARIMPRNLKRQPTSAVQTE; from the coding sequence ATGAGCTTGAGAAATAGGTTAAGCAGTCGAGAGCTCGCAGCGATGGGCGTCTTCACTGCCTTCGTCGCAGTAGCCACGATGGTTGTCAGCGCGAATGTAGCTGCCACAGGAGGTTACTTCAATATAGGAGAAACCATGGTGTATACCGCCGCTCTTCTAATGGGACCAGTGGTAGGCGCCTTCGCAGGTGGAATCGGCTCAATGATATCCGATGTAGCACTCGGCTACGCAGTCTTCGCGCCAGGAACTCTAGTAATCAAGGGAGCTGAGGGATTCATCGTAGGTTACCTCGCCCAGTACCGGTTCAACTCACCCTCCAAGACACGGGTAACTGTACTCGCCGTCATCTCCGGCATGATACTTGCATTAGTAATCTGGTGGGGAGGAACATCGTTCTTCACAGGAGATATAGACTTCACGCTCGGGATCGCGCCCAGCACCCTCATTTTCACCCTTGCAGTGCCAGAGCTCTTTTGGATAGTTCTAGCGGTAGCCGCTTTTCTACTAGTCACTATCGCCGGAGTATACCTTGATCCACAGATAAGCTGGCTCGTCTTCGTTATACTTCTAGGTGGCGCCGAGATGGTGGTAGGGTACTACTTCTACGAAAGATATGTTATGGGACAAGTGCTCGCCACAGCCGAGATCCTAGTCAATATAGGACAAGTTATAGTGGGGCTAATCGTCTCCATCCCTCTAACCAGAAGTATAGCCCGAATTATGCCCCGAAATCTAAAACGACAACCAACCTCCGCAGTCCAAACCGAATAG